Proteins encoded together in one Falco biarmicus isolate bFalBia1 chromosome 4, bFalBia1.pri, whole genome shotgun sequence window:
- the MYD88 gene encoding myeloid differentiation primary response protein MyD88 — protein sequence MATAPAGPDPGPGAPPPDLHAVPMVALNYGVRRRLGLYLNPAAAAAADWTALAERLGWEYLEIRRLQALPDPTGALLEEWPCRCPGGATVGRLLDTLRSLGRHDVLLDLADSVEEDCKKYLKRKQEQADQPLQVPAVDSSVPKTSELMGITTRDDPYGSGIEMFDAFICYCQKDLQFVQEMIRELEQTEFKLKLCVFDRDVLPGTCVWSISGELIEKRCRRMVVVVSDDYLESDECDFQTKFALSLSPGARLKRLIPVKCKTMKNEFPSILRFITICDYTNPCTKKWFWTRLAKSLLLP from the exons ATGGCCACGGCGCCGGCGGGACCCGATCCCGGCCCCGGCGCGCCGCCGCCCGACCTGCACGCCGTGCCCATGGTGGCGCTCAACTACGGCGTGCGGCGCCGCCTCGGCCTCTACCTCAacccggcggcggcggcggccgccgaCTGGACGGCGCTGGCGGAGCGGCTGGGCTGGGAGTACCTGGAGATCCGGCGGCTGCAGGCGCTGCCCGACCCCACGGGCGCGCTGCTGGAGGAGTGGCCGTGCCGCTGCCCCGGCGGAGCCACCGTCGGCCGCCTCCTCGACACCCTGCGCAGCCTGGGCCGCCACGACGTCCTGCTCGACCTGGCCGACAGCGTGG AGGAGGACTGTAAGAAGTACttaaaaaggaagcaggagcaggctgACCAGCCACTTCAAGTGCCAGCAGTAGACAGCAGCGTGCCAAAGACATCAGAACTGATGGGCATCACCACCAGGGATGATCCGTACG GGAGCGGAATAGAGATGTTTGATGCCTTCATCTGCTACTGTCAGAAAGACCTTCAGTTTGTCCAGGAGATGATCAGGGAGCTGGAACAAACAGAGTTCAAACTGAAGCTCTGTGTATTTGATCGGGATGTCTTGCCAGGAACGTGTGTGTGGTCCATCAGTGGAGAACTTATAGAAAAGAG GTGTCGGAGGATGGTGGTTGTCGTTTCAGATGATTACCTGGAAAGCGATGAATGTGATTTTCAGACCAAATTTGCTCTTAGTCTTTCCCCAG GTGCTCGTCTCAAACGGCTCATTCCAGTCAAGTGCAAAACCATGAAGAACGAGTTTCCAAGTATCTTACGGTTCATTACGATTTGTGATTACACCAATCCTTGCACCAAAAAATGGTTCTGGACGAGACTAGCAAAATCCCTCTTGCTGCCCTGA